The following are encoded together in the Cheilinus undulatus linkage group 3, ASM1832078v1, whole genome shotgun sequence genome:
- the LOC121506934 gene encoding DDB1- and CUL4-associated factor 1-like, with translation MSTPEESSDAPSSAGLSSALAATTATAPAAPTTDLHPKEELRKLLTEWEEVAHGTTEQLVAILTKISELIERDTEMYYKEDPDPFDDRHPGRADPGCVLGQLLKMIFQNDEFTNALLDIYIMTSRELSLNTAACRLFQNIMPGLETSVVFQEKEGLVNMLFTWAREAERPLCIYSTGLLARAMSDQEIAVGYREQNAQLVPLIIQRLHELQRDEVNSNFKPIKTPQNLPQDSQDETTKTSSPSVDQQEKKERENKEERTDRDGESSRPVCSKSLSQLGSSLKNSSGCSSRSGPSSTRLLPDFIYQASQESTSREAEDRQGDGGGGRILTVKENGRKAKQKLNFTSSCRTEGEVERKESRDQPSSSSTSWSEMSSIMIGSDYRLSPLSSAMEQRLILQYLTPLGDYQELLAVFMQLDTRSLLMNYIDLRKTRNVQLTYDALLYLASLLLHKKFAAQFIAHGGVQKLLEIPRPSMAATGVSLCLYYLAYNQDALERVCTLQDGVLSDMVAYALWLLESSHASGVCHATMFFSISFSFRAVLQLFDQQDGLRRLVNLISTLEILDIEHRHSILGDDMVFSSRQTAKHTCMALRRYFEAHLAVKAEQVKQSLHTSGGTIVPQQPPFKAYTYTREQIIEMMEFLIECGPPQFYWEPVEAFYKLSCVPLMLQLISLACDWRTYYGRSDTVRYALDILAMLVVVPKVQLVLADTVEVLDETNSPVSTVGMSIILGVSEGEVFVNDAEIQKSALQVIINCVCAPDQSMTTAGAFPVTPLRSSLHLKQPPAPHNRVLVHMWQVVQNNNGIKVLLSLLSVKMPITDADLIRALACKALVGLSRSSAIRQIISKLPLFTSSHIQQLMKEPVLQDKRSEHVRFCRYAAELTERVSGKPLLMGTDVSLARLQKANVVAQSRITFSEKELLILIRNHLMAKGLNDTANTLIKEANLPVTSLCPNSSSCVTPPSSSVIPRTCRLSRVVSSPSTLTTGCSTTPHRTSSSTSALPPPPPPSCHSSPQGQSSHLMGRILFSRERPVTPCNSGRKLRALKQKSDHGAFIQTPAMKKQLERHLPSPPTLDSIITEYLREQHARCPNPVTTCPPFSLFTPHRCPEPKQRRQASPNFTARLGSRVLYPKYGGVDRGCLDRHLIFSRFRPMSIFHEGGFTCCAFSARERFLMLGTYSGHVKFYNVFSGQEEASYTCHISAITHLEPSKDGKLLLTSAPWSEPLSALWTVDSVFSRKQSFEDDHYVEFSKLSQDRVIGTKDQVAHIYDIQTGQKTLTLNDPALANNYKRNCATFSPTDDLVLNDGVLWDVRASRAIHKFDKFNMNISGVFHPNGLEVIINTEIWDLRTFHLLHTVPALDQCRLVFNSNATIMYGAMLQADDEDDAMDEQIKSPFGSSFRTFDATDYKPITTVDVKKNIFDLCTDSKDCYLAVIENQDTVSLDTVCRLYEVGRQKLAEEGDDDDQDDDQDDDSSDTDDDDDDDDDDDDMDTVGLMEALADDEDAEEGNQQHSPTDQEIADLLGSGNDDNSSDDNDDDDFEDSDHSFRSDEGSSIFDPEISYFAEPSDDELSQFLRARSSSSSP, from the exons ATGTCTACACCAGAGGAATCATCAGACGCCCCCTCATCAGCGGGGTTGTCTTCAGCGTTGGCTGCTACGACTGCTACAGCTCCTGCGGCTCCTACCACGGACCTTCATCCCAAGGAGGAGCTCAGAAAGCTGCTGACTGAGTGGGAGGAAGTGGCGCATGGCACCACAGAGCAGCTGGTGGCCATCCTGACTAA AATATCTGAGCTGATTGAACGGGACACAGAGATGTATTACAAAGAAGATCCTGATCCATTTGATGACCGGCATCCAG gaCGAGCAGACCCAGGCTGTGTGCTCGGACAGCTCCTGAAGATGATCTTTCAGAATGATGAATTCACTAACGCA ctGTTGGACATCTACATAATGACCAGCAGAGAGCTGAGCCTGAACACAGCCGCCTGTCGTCTGTTTCAGAACATCATGCCTGGGCTGGAAACCTCCGTCGTCTTCCAGGAGAAG GAGGGTCTGGTTAATATGCTGTTCACCTGGGCTCGAGAAGCAGAGCGTCCGCTGTGCATCTACAGCACAGGCTTGCTCGCCAGAGCCATGAGCGATCAGGAAATAGCAGTCGGCTACCGAGAACAAAACGCTCAGCTG GTACCACTAATAATTCAGCGACTACATGAGCTGCAGCGTGATGAGGTCAATAGTAACTTTAAACCCATTAAGACACCTCAGAATCTACCTCAGGACTCTCAGgatgaaacaacaaaaacctCAAGCCCTTCAGTGGACCAGcaagaaaagaaggaaagggAAAACAAGGAAGAGAGGACAGATAGAGATGGAGAAAGTAGCCGGCCAGTGTGTTCAAAATCTTTGTCCCAGCTTGGATCATCTCTGAAAAACAGCAGCGGTTGCAGCAGCAGGAGTGGACCCAGCTCCACTAGACTGCTCCCAGACTTTATTTACCAAGCAAGCCAGGAGTCAACGTCAAGGGAGGCGGAGGACAGGCAGGGAGacggaggaggggggaggattCTGACAGTGAAGGAGAACGGAAGGAAGGCTAAGCAGAAACTcaacttcacctcctcctgcAGGACCGAGGGGGAGGTGGAGAGAAAGGAATCAAGGGACCAgccgagcagcagcagcacctccTGGTCTGAGATGAGCTCCATCATGATTGGTTCAGACTACCGTTTATCGCCGCTGAGCTCAGCCATGGAGCAGAGGCTCATCCTGCAGTATCTGACTCCACTCGGAGATTACCAGGAG CTGCTTGCTGTTTTCATGCAGCTGGACACCCGGTCATTACTGATGAATTACATCGACCTGAGGAAGACTAGAAATGTCCAGCTCACCTATGATGCACTTCTG TATCTTGCCTCGCTGCTGCTTCACAAGAAGTTTGCAGCACAGTTCATCGCTCATGGAGGAGTACAGAAACTTCTGGAGATCCCGAGGCCTTCTATGGCAGCTACTGGAGTTTCACTCTGCCTGTACTACCTGGCATACAATCAGGATGCTCTCGAAAGG GTGTGTACCCTACAGGATGGCGTATTGTCAGACATGGTAGCCTATGCTCTTTGGCTGCTGGAGTCATCACACGCTTCAGGCGTCTGCCACGCCACcatgtttttctccatttctttCTCCTTCAGAGCCGTGCTGCAGCTCTTCGACCAACAGGATGGCCTGCGCAGGCTCGTCAACTTG ATCAGTACCTTAGAGATCCTTGACATTGAGCACAGACACTCCATACTGGGTGATGACATGGTTTTCTCCAGTCGACAGACAGCCAAGCACACCTGCATGGCCCTGCGCAG GTACTTTGAGGCTCACCTGGCTGTTAAAGCTGAACAAGTGAAGCAATCCCTGCACACATCAGGAGGCACCATTGTTCCCCAGCAGCCACCTTTCAAG GCGTATACGTACACTAGAGAGCAGATTATCGAGATGATGGAGTTCCTCATTGAGTGTGGACCGCCTCAGTTCTACTGGGAGCCCGTGGAGGCTTTCTACAAGCTTTCCTGTGTCCCTTTAATGCTGCAGCTTATATCCTTAGCCTGCGACTGGAGGACTTACTACGGCAG AAGTGACACGGTACGCTATGCTCTTGACATCCTGGCCATGTTGGTGGTGGTACCCAAAGTTCAGTTGGTGTTGGCCGACACTGTGGAGGTCCTGGATGAAACAAATTCTCCTGTTTCCACCGTGG GTATGAGCATCATTCTGGGTGTTTCAGAGGGTGAGGTGTTCGTCAATGACGCTGAGATCCAGAAGTCTGCTCTCCAG GTCATAATAAACTGTGTGTGCGCCCCAGACCAGAGCATGACCACAGCTGGTGCTTTCCCCGTCACCCCACTGAGGTCATCCCTGCACCTGAAGCAGCCCCCTGCCCCCCATAACAGAGTGCTGGTCCACATGTGGCAGGTGGTGCAGAACAACAACGGCATAAAG GtgcttctgtctctgctgtcgGTGAAGATGCCAATCACAGACGCAGATCTGATCCGAGCTCTGGCTTGTAAAGCTCTGGTTGGGCTCTCTCGCAGCTCAGCGATCAGACAAATTATCAGTAAACTGCCACTCTTCACCAGCAGCCACATCCAACAG CTAATGAAGGAGCCAGTGCTGCAGGACAAACGAAGTGAGCACGTCCGTTTCTGCAGATACGCTGCTGAGCTGACAGAGCGAGTGTCTGGAAAGCCTCTCCTCATGGGTACTGACGTCTCACTGGCTCGTCTCCAGAAGGCTAATGTAGTCGCCCAGTCCCGGATCACCTTTTCTGAAAAGGAACTCCTCATACTGATCAGAAACCACCTCATGGCCAAAGGACTCAACGACACAGCGAACACGCTTATAAAGGAGGCCAATCTGCCCGTAACATCCCTCTGTCCaaactcctcctcctgtgtcacccctccctcctcctctgtgaTCCCTAGGACTTGTAGGTTATCTCGGGTTGTATCCTCTCCTTCAACCTTAACTACAGGCTGCTCCACAACTCCACATCGCACCTCCTCGTCTACCTCagccctcccccctcctccacccccatCCTGTCATTCCTCACCTCAGGGACAGAGCTCACATCTGATGGGCCGGATTTTATTCTCACGGGAGCGACCAGTGACCCCGTGCAACTCAGGGAGAAAACTCAGGGCTTTGAAACAGAAGTCTGACCATGGTGCTTTCATACAG ACTCCAGCTATGAAGAAGCAACTGGAGCGACACCTCCCATCCCCTCCAACCCTCGACAGCATCATCACAGAGTACCTGAGGGAACAACACGCCCGCTGCCCTAATCCTGTCACCACCTGCCCCCCCTTCTCCCTCTTCACCCCCCACCGCTGTCCTGAGCCAAAGCAGAGGAGGCAGGCGTCACCTAACTTCACCGCTCGCCTGGGAAGCAGGGTGCTCTACCCCAAATATGGAGGTGTGGACAGAGGGTGTCTGGATAGACATCTTATATTTAGCAG GTTTCGTCCGATGTCGATCTTCCATGAAGGCGGCTTCACCTGTTGTGCCTTCTCAGCCCGTGAGCGTTTCCTGATGTTGGGAACATACTCAGGTCATGTCAAGTTCTATAATGTTTTCTCAGGACAGGAGGAGGCCAGCTACACCTGCCACATATCAGCCATCACACACCTGGAACCTTCCAAG gatGGAAAGTTACTACTCACCTCTGCTCCCTGGAGTGAACCGCTGTCCGCTCTGTGGACTGTGGACAGCGTCTTCAGCAGAAA ACAATCATTTGAAGACGATCACTATGTGGAGTTCAGTAAACTCTCTCAGGACAGAGTCATCGGCACCAAGGACCAAGTCGCACAC ATTTACGACATCCAGACGGGTCAGAAGACACTAACCCTGAATGACCCCGCCCTGGCCAATAACTACAAGAGGAACTGTGCCACCTTTAGTCCTACAGACGACCTGGTGCTAAATGATGGCGTGCTGTGGGATGTACGGGCATCTCGGGCCATCCACAAGTTTGACAAGTTCAACATGAACATCAGCGGGGTTTTCCATCCTAACGGCCTCGAGGTCATCATCAATACAGAGATC TGGGATCTGAGGACTTTCCACCTTCTGCACACCGTCCCAGCTCTGGACCAGTGCAGACTGGTCTTCAACAGCAACGCCACCATCATGTATGGAG CAATGCTGCAGGCCGATGATGAGGACGATGCTATGGATGAGCAGATCAAGAGTCCCTTCGGCTCGTCCTTCAGGACCTTTGATGCTACAGACTACAAGCCCATTA ccACTGTGGATGTGAAGAAGAACATCTTTGACCTGTGCACTGACAGCAAAGACTGCTACCTGGCTGTCATTGAG AATCAGGACACGGTGAGCCTGGACACCGTGTGCCGTCTGTACGAGGTGGGCCGACAGAAACTGGCGGAGGAGGGAGACGACGATGATCAG GATGATGACCAAGACGATGACTCCTCAGACAccgatgatgacgatgatgatgacgacGACGATGATGACATGGACACGGTCGGACTCATGGAGGCGCTAGCCGATGACGAGGATGCAGAAGAAGGGAACCAGCAACACTCTCCCACAGACCAGGAG ATTGCAGATCTTCTGGGCAGCGGCAATGATGATAACAGCAGTGATGACAACGATGACGATGACTTTGAAGACTCAGATCATTCATTCAGAAGTGATGAAGGATCTTCCATATTTGACCCTGAAATCTCAT ACTTTGCAGAGCCCTCAGATGAtgagttgtctcagtttcttcgtGCTCGCAGCAGCAGCTCGTCCCCTTAA